The DNA segment TCCATGGTCCGCCTGGTGGATGACGCGGGCCGTGATGTGCCACCCGGTACTGTGGGAGAAATAATTATCAAAGCGCCCACCGTTATGCAGGGGTACCTAAACCGTCCCCAGGAAACAGCGGAAACACTGCGCGACGGCTGGGTCTACACCGGGGACCTGGCCGTGCAGGATCAGGACGGGTATATCTGGGTGAAGGACCGCAAAAAGGACATGATCATCACAGGTGGCGTAAATGTCTATCCGCGGGAAGTGGAAGAAGTGCTACTGCTCTGCCCGGGTGTGCTGGATGTGGCGGTGGTGGGCGTACCGCACCCCGACTGGGGGGAAACCGTGCTGGCCATGGCGGTACTGGAACCCGGGCGCCAGCCGCAGGAAATGGAACAGCAAATCAAGGAGTTTTGCCGCAAGTCTCTGGCCGATTATAAAATACCGCGCCTGTTCCAATTTGTTGATGCGATCCCGCGCAATGCCTCGGGCAAGATTCTCAAACATGTCATCCGGGCGGAATATGTGGTAAAATAATTGCCAACGCAAGCTGAATACCGGAGGTATGGCCATGGCCCTGATCAGGGAAGCCGAACTGCCCGGCCTGGGCAAAAAATATCAAGTTACCCTGTAAAATGGCGAGGAGGTTGCCGTCATCATCCACGATGACGGCAACCGCGAGGTATACCACTTTCTGCCCGATGCCGATGAAGCGGTGGACTCCTTTCTTTTGACCGACCAGGAAGCCCGCCAGCTGGGCTTCATCATTGGTGGCGCCTTTTACCAGCCCCGTGCGCTGGAAAAGCTGGAGGCCGCGGTGGCCGACCTGCGCATCGACTGGCTGAAGGTAAAGGAAACTTCGCCCATTAACGGCCACAGCATTGGCGAGCTGGGCCTGCGCAAAAACCACGCCATTGTGGTGGTGGCCGTGATTGATGACCGGTGTCGCAACAGGAAGGACGGAGCCTGCATCAACCCCGGCCCGGGCTTTGTTTTTCAGCCGGGGCAAACGCTGGTCGTGGCCGGCCACGCTGAGAAAATGAAAAAGTTTATCAGTGAAATGCTCTAGCCACGGGGTTGNTCATGCATATAAGCGATCTGGTCACCAACCTGGGGTTGCTTTTTGTTTTAATTACGGNCGCCACCATCGCGGCAAACAAACTGAATTACTCCGCCATTCCCTTTTTGCTCCTGCTGGGCATGGCCTG comes from the Desulfurispora thermophila DSM 16022 genome and includes:
- a CDS encoding cation:proton antiporter regulatory subunit, coding for MTDQEARQLGFIIGGAFYQPRALEKLEAAVADLRIDWLKVKETSPINGHSIGELGLRKNHAIVVVAVIDDRCRNRKDGACINPGPGFVFQPGQTLVVAGHAEKMKKFISEML